GATAAGCAAAAGCCTTTGATCAAAAACGCGAGGCGAAGGCGCGGTACGGCTTATCTGTGCAATCGGTGATATCGTTTTCAAATCCGTGTTCCCGCTGTTGCTGTTCGCGAGTTAGACGCGCGCCGATGTCGATTCGCGATCGCCGCTGGACGTGACAACCGTGCCCTGCACGTGCTGTACGAACGACTCAGCACAGAATGCATTGAAATCACGCTGCATGGCGTCGTGCTCCCGCTCGCCCATCTTGCCAAGCTCGGCCAGTCGGGCATCACCGAGGCGCTCACCAGCCGCCGCGAAGGTCGCGAACGTGTCCTGCGACTGGCGGATCATGACGATGTCGCCGACGACACGCAGGAAGTCGGTACCACGCAGGGAATCGACGACATCGCGTGCTTTGCCAATCGCCGAGCCCAGTACGTTCTTGAGACCGCTTCCACCATCCGATCCGATCGTCGTGCCGTAGGCCTCGAGCATTGTTTGGTGCTCCTCGAGAGCCGGGATGTGCTTCTCGCACAACTGCCGATAGGTGGGATCGTCGGCCTGTCCCGCATGATCGCGCAGACTGCCGATCAAGGCGTTGTGCTGCGAGATCGCGTTGTTCAGCTGCGCGCGAAGGAAATCGCGTCCTGTATCCATGGTCATGCTCCATCGTGAAAGGTGCGAACACGGGTTGCACAGCCCGTGCCGCACCGATCGCGATGCCGATCACATTGTCGGCTGATATCGACCCCACACCTGCTCGAGCGTGTCGGCAATTTCGCCAACCGAGGCGCGCAGGCGTACCGCGTCGATGATGCGCGGCATGAGCGGCGCGCGCGCACCGACATGGGCCGGGAGATACTCCGGCGCGATCTCGAAAATCGCCTGCAACGCGGCCTGCACGGCGGCGTTGTCGCGCGAGGCCTTTACCTGCTTCAGTCCGGCCACCTGCCCCACTTCCAGCGCGCTGAAGTCCGGGGAGGGAATGATTGGCGGGTCCTGTCCGTCGCCGAAACGATTCACCCCCACCACCACGGTTTCGCCCGCTTCGACACGAAGCTGGTACTCATACGCGCTACGTCCGATCTCTTCCTGGAAGAAGCCGGCGCGAATCGCCGCGGCGGCACCGCCGAGGGCGTCCACACGCTCCAGCAACTCGAGCGCGCGCGCTTCGACGGCATCGGTGAGCTGCTCCACATACCAACTGCCGGCGAGCGGGTCCGCGGTCTGTGCCACGCCAGACTCATAGCCCACGATCTGTTGCGTGCGCAGCGCGAGCGTCGCGGCTTCGGCGGTCGGCAGCGCCAGCGCCTCATCGTAGCCATTCGTGTGCAGCGACTGCGTGCCGCCCAGTGTGGCCGCGAGCGCCTGGACGGTAACGCGCACCACATTGTTGAGCGGCTGCTGTGCAGTGAGCGTGACACCACCGGTCTGCGTGTGAAAGCGCAACTTGCAGCTGGTGTCGTTGGCGCCGAAGCGTTCGCGCATGAGGCGCGCCCACAATCGCCGTGCGGCACGGAACTTCGCGACTTCTTCGAACAGATCGCTGTGCGCGGCGAAGAAGAACGACAAGCGCGGCGCGAACGCGTCGACGGCCAGACCCGTGTCGACCGCCTGCTGCACGTAGGCGATGGCATCGGCGAACGTGAACGCCACTTCCTGCACCGCCGTGGCACCCGCTTCGCGGATGTGGTATCCCGAAATCGAAATCGGATTCCACTGCGGCACTTCAGCGGCGCAGAAGCGGAACATCTCGGCCGTGAGCGCGAGCGACGGATCGGGCGGATAGATGTACGTGCCGCGCGCGATGTACTCCTTGAGAATGTCGTTCTGCACGGTACCCGACAGCGCGGAGCGGGCGATCCCACGCTCTTCGGCCACCACGATGTACATGGCGAGCAACGTCGATGCCGTGGAGTTGATCGTCATCGACGACGAGACTTTGTCGAGCGGAATGCCGTCGAGCAAGACGTGCATGTCGTCGACGGTATCGATGGCGACGCCGACGCGGCCCACTTCTCCGCTCGCGCGCGGCGAGTCGGAATCGATGCCCATCTGCGTGGGCAAGTCGAAGGCGACCGAGAGTCCCGTCTGCCCCGCTTCCAGCAACAAGCGGAATCGCTCGTTGGTGGAGCGTGCCGTACCGAAGCCCGCGTACTGGCGCATCGTCCAGAGACGACCGCGGTACATCGTGGGCTGCACGCCACGCGTGAAGGGAAACTGACCGGGATCGGCCAGGTCACGGGTGTAATCAACGTGGACGTCGTCCGGACGGACGACGCCTGGGATCGGAATGCCGGAGGGGGAGAGTCGCTCGCTCATCCCCCCAATCTAGCGATCAGGACGCGACTGTCGGAGTCGGCGCTGCGGTTCGCGTTCCACGCCGCTCCGGAATGCCCGGTGCGACGTACTGCGGCAGCGGGAACTCGGCGACCGTTTCCACTTCGGCTTTGCTGCCGAGGTAGAGCGGCGTCCGCTCGTGTAGTTCGGTGGGCTGCACGTCGAGGATGCGACCGAACCCGTTGGTGGCCAAGCCACCCGCCTGCTCGGCGATGAACGCCAATGGATTCGCCTCATACAACAGGCGCAGCTTACCCTTGGGCGCCTTCTCGTTGGCCGGATAGCAAAACACGCCGCCACCGAGGAGGTTGCGATGGAAGTCGGCGACGAGTGATCCCACGTAGCGCACGTTCAGCGGCGAGCGCTGACCGTCCAGCCCGCGATAGCGACGCATGAGCGCGCGCGTGGGTTCCGGCCAATCCTGTTCGTACGCGTCGTTCACCGACAGATACCGCGCACGGGTCGGGATCTGAATGTTCGGGTGCGACAGCAGAAACTCGCCAATGGACGGATCGAGCGTGAAGCCGTGGGCGCCCTGTCCGGTGGTATACACCAGCATCGTACTCGAGCCGTAGATGACATACCCGGCGGCCACCTGACGGCGACCCGGCTGCAGCATGTCCTCCATCTCGCCACGCGCACCACGGGTGATCTTCTGATACACCGAGAAGATCGTTCCCACCGGCACGTTCACGTCGATGTTGGACGAACCGTCGAGGGGATCGAACAGCAGCACATACTTGCCGGCGCGAAAACCTTCGGGAATGTGGATGATGTCCGGCTCCTCTTCGGACGCCATCGCGCACAAGCGACCGCCATGGTCGAACGCTTTGACGATGATCTCGTTCGAAATCACGTCAAGCTTCTGCTGGACCTCTCCCTGCACATTCACATCGCTCGTGGCGCCGAGAATGTCCGCGAGTCCGGCGCTTCGCACCTTGTTGGCGATCATCTTGCCGGCGAGCGCCATGTCGTAGAGGATGCCCGACAATTCGCCGGTCGCCTCGGGGAACATGCGCTCCTGTTCGATGATGAAGCGTTCGATCGTGACGACGGACGTCGCAGTATGCCTGACCACGGTTCTACTCCTGGGGGGAGACGGGCGCGCAGGAGCGCAGCAGCAGAGGTTCGACCCGATCCGGGGAGGATCAGAGCGAGACGCACGTAAAGACCGTTGACGCAGTGGCGGGGAAACAAGCGTACGCGTCGCGGTCTGTGGAAACTGACCTACGTGGGCAAGCTCAGGCAAGAGCCGCGCCGTGCTCCGGCGCCGACAATGGCGATCAGGGTGGCACGGCCGGGCGCTCCGGGATACGCCACCGGTCGCCATGGGCGGTCACGTCGAGCCACTGCCCGTTCGTGGAGACGACGACTGCCCCTTCCAGATCTGATCGCAGCAGCGGCACCCGCCGGTTGGCAAAGCGCTCCAGGACCTCCGGCGATGGGTGCCGGTAGCTGTTTCCCGCGCCGACGGAGACGAGGCCCACGAGCGGGTCCACGGCGCGAACAAAGTCGGGCCCGGAGCTCGTCCGACTGCCGTGATGGCCGAGCTTCAGCACGTCGGCGCGTAAGGCG
This region of Gemmatimonas groenlandica genomic DNA includes:
- a CDS encoding acyl-CoA mutase large subunit family protein, with translation MSERLSPSGIPIPGVVRPDDVHVDYTRDLADPGQFPFTRGVQPTMYRGRLWTMRQYAGFGTARSTNERFRLLLEAGQTGLSVAFDLPTQMGIDSDSPRASGEVGRVGVAIDTVDDMHVLLDGIPLDKVSSSMTINSTASTLLAMYIVVAEERGIARSALSGTVQNDILKEYIARGTYIYPPDPSLALTAEMFRFCAAEVPQWNPISISGYHIREAGATAVQEVAFTFADAIAYVQQAVDTGLAVDAFAPRLSFFFAAHSDLFEEVAKFRAARRLWARLMRERFGANDTSCKLRFHTQTGGVTLTAQQPLNNVVRVTVQALAATLGGTQSLHTNGYDEALALPTAEAATLALRTQQIVGYESGVAQTADPLAGSWYVEQLTDAVEARALELLERVDALGGAAAAIRAGFFQEEIGRSAYEYQLRVEAGETVVVGVNRFGDGQDPPIIPSPDFSALEVGQVAGLKQVKASRDNAAVQAALQAIFEIAPEYLPAHVGARAPLMPRIIDAVRLRASVGEIADTLEQVWGRYQPTM
- the fbp gene encoding class 1 fructose-bisphosphatase, translating into MVRHTATSVVTIERFIIEQERMFPEATGELSGILYDMALAGKMIANKVRSAGLADILGATSDVNVQGEVQQKLDVISNEIIVKAFDHGGRLCAMASEEEPDIIHIPEGFRAGKYVLLFDPLDGSSNIDVNVPVGTIFSVYQKITRGARGEMEDMLQPGRRQVAAGYVIYGSSTMLVYTTGQGAHGFTLDPSIGEFLLSHPNIQIPTRARYLSVNDAYEQDWPEPTRALMRRYRGLDGQRSPLNVRYVGSLVADFHRNLLGGGVFCYPANEKAPKGKLRLLYEANPLAFIAEQAGGLATNGFGRILDVQPTELHERTPLYLGSKAEVETVAEFPLPQYVAPGIPERRGTRTAAPTPTVAS